Proteins encoded by one window of Salvia splendens isolate huo1 chromosome 7, SspV2, whole genome shotgun sequence:
- the LOC121742532 gene encoding sec-independent protein translocase protein TATA, chloroplastic-like, giving the protein MAAASSSTLAVPLSSNPSTKLTSLSSSTSLFFSSNVKNRAGLALAVDRPRRAQKRGFSCNCIFGLGVPEIVVIVGVSALVFGPKALPEVGRSIGKTVKSFQQAAKEFETEIRKDVEDSAEASGENIETAKEGQQQEA; this is encoded by the exons ATGGCCGCCGCATCATCTTCCACCTTAGCAGTGCCACTCAGCTCAAACCCATCCACAAAACTCACCTCTCTCTCCTCCTCCACTTCACTATTCTTCAGCTCCAATGTCAAAAACCGGGCAGGCCTCGCGCTCGCTGTGGATCGGCCCAGGAGAGCTCAGAAACGGGGATTCTCCTGTAACTGCATATTCGGGCTTGGAGTGCCTGAGATCGTCGTGATTGTCGGCGTCTCCGCCCTCGTTTTCGGCCCCAAAGCTCTGCCCGAAGTGGGCCGCAGCATTGGCAAGACTGTCAAGAGCTTTCAGCAG GCGGCCAAGGAGTTTGAGACCGAAATAAGGAAGGATGTCGAGGATTCAGCAGAAGCTTCCGGCGAGAATATCGAGACAGCCAAGGAAGGGCAGCAGCAAGAAGCTTAA
- the LOC121742081 gene encoding 2-methoxy-6-polyprenyl-1,4-benzoquinol methylase, mitochondrial-like → MSMRSIYRGLRRNHSRLCSHLHSHATSFGFKEVREEDKSQMVGNVFTSVASSYDVMNDLMSGGLHRLWKERLVSRLNPFPGMKHLDVAGGTGDVAFRILDSIHGVARRAVGDIHDDNLLEETQIFVCDINPNMLRVGRKRAQERGLGDSKSLIWVEGDAEKLTFSDASMDGYTIAFGIRNVTHIEKALAEAYRVLKPGGRFLCLELSHVELPIFKDLYDYYSFSVIPKVGELVAGDRESYQYLVESIRRFPKQEKFATMIAEAGFQKVEYENLVGGVIAIHSGLKF, encoded by the exons ATGTCAATGCGATCGATTTACCGGGGTTTGAGGAGGAATCATTCGCGTTTGTGCTCGCATTTGCACTCTCATGCTACTAGTTTCG GTTTCAAGGAAGTTAGGGAGGAGGACAAGAGTCAGATGGTCGGCAATGTTTTCACAAGTGTAGCATCGAGTTATGATGTCATGAATGATTTAATGAGTGGTGGGCTGCATAGATTGTGGAAGGAAAG GTTGGTTTCCAGGTTGAATCCATTTCCGGGAATGAAGCATCTTGATGTGGCTGGTGGAACAG GGGATGTTGCTTTCAGAATCTTAGACAGTATCCATGGTGTTGCACGTAGAGCTGTAGGAGATATTCATGATGATAATCTACTTGAAGAAACGCAAATTTTTGTCTGTGATATTAACCCCAATATGTTACGTGTTGGCAGAAAGAGGGCCCAGGAGAGAG GGTTGGGAGACAGTAAATCTCTCATTTGGGTTGAAGGAGATGCGGAAAAATTAACATTTAGTGATGCTTCAATGGATGGTTATACAATTGCATTCGGAATAAGGAATGTAACACATATAGAAAAAGCTCTTGCAGAAGCTTACAG GGTGCTTAAACCAGGAGGGAGATTTCTTTGTCTAGAACTCAGCCATGTGGAACTTCCAATTTTCAAAGATTT GTATGattattattcattttcagtcATCCCGAAAGTAGGAGAGCTGGTTGCAGGTGATCGTGAATCTTATCAGTATCTGGTAGAGAGTATCCGCCGCTTCCCCAAACAG GAGAAATTTGCGACGATGATTGCAGAAGCTGGTTTTCAAAAGGTTGAATATGAAAACCTTGTGGGAGGCGTCATTGCCATTCATTCAGGGCTCAAGTTTTAG
- the LOC121742082 gene encoding auxin-responsive protein IAA16-like gives MGTKHDENRLEYEETELRLGLPGGSLKREFSQTIDLKLNLNASMASSSSPHHQQEKITAKPPAKAQVVGWPPVRSFRKNTLAVQKDGCGGESGTAAAFIKVSLDGAPYLRKVDLKMYNSYQQLSEALGKMFTSSTIGDCGVKELMSESKLIDLLNGSDYVPTYQDKDGDWMLVGDVPWGMFVGSCKRLRIMKSSEAIGLAPRAVEKCKNRA, from the exons ATGGGGACGAAGCATGACGAGAATCGGCTCGAGTACGAGGAGACAGAGCTGAGGCTGGGGCTACCCGGTGGGTCTTTGAAGAGAGAGTTTTCTCAAACTATTGATTTGAAGCTCAATTTGAATGCATCCATGgcttcttcatcatctcctcATCACCAACAAGAAAAGATCACTGCAAAGCCACCTGCTAA GGCCCAAGTAGTTGGTTGGCCACCAGTTAGATCCTTCAGAAAGAACACCCTTGCCGTCCAAAAGGACGGTTGCGGCGGCGAAAGTGGCACTGCGGCGGCGTTTATCAAAGTCAGCCTAGATGGGGCACCGTACCTCCGGAAAGTGGACTTGAAAATGTACAATAGCTACCAACAACTTTCTGAAGCTCTCGGGAAAATGTTCACCTCTTCTACAATCG GCGATTGTGGGGTGAAGGAGTTGATGAGTGAGAGCAAATTGATTGACCTTTTGAATGGGTCTGACTATGTGCCAACTTATCAAGATAAAGATGGAGACTGGATGCTTGTTGGAGATGTTCCATGGGG GATGTTCGTTGGTTCATGCAAACGTCTCAGGATAATGAAGAGTTCGGAGGCCATTGGACTTG CACCCAGAGCAGTGGAGAAGTGCAAGAACAGAGCATGA